In Staphylococcus lloydii, the following proteins share a genomic window:
- a CDS encoding transglycosylase, with protein MKKSVLVSSLAVALGVTGYAASSDHNQAHASEGNVNKAHLAELALNNSSELNEHPVQAGAYNYNFNYAGHSFSFQSNGNTWTWSVDGHVDAQQDASASYTNNNSAQVAQPQQTTSQQAEVKTVAAPKASTSQAQTTQSAQTTQTTTQSTQSTQSTSSSSSSSSASTGGSVKAQFLAAGGTEALWNTIVLPESSGNPNAVNELGYRGLGQTKESWGTGSVATQTKGLINYANQRYGSVDAAVSFRSKNNWW; from the coding sequence ATGAAAAAGTCAGTATTAGTATCATCATTAGCAGTAGCATTAGGAGTAACAGGTTACGCAGCAAGCAGTGACCATAACCAAGCACACGCTTCAGAAGGTAACGTAAACAAAGCGCACTTAGCTGAATTAGCATTAAACAACTCATCAGAATTAAATGAGCACCCAGTACAAGCTGGCGCTTATAACTATAACTTCAACTACGCTGGTCATTCATTCAGCTTCCAATCAAATGGTAACACATGGACTTGGTCAGTAGACGGACACGTTGATGCTCAACAAGATGCTTCAGCATCATACACAAACAACAACTCAGCTCAAGTTGCTCAACCACAACAAACAACTTCTCAACAAGCTGAAGTTAAAACTGTAGCAGCTCCAAAAGCTTCTACTAGCCAAGCACAAACTACACAAAGTGCTCAAACAACACAAACAACAACTCAAAGTACACAAAGTACACAAAGTACTTCAAGTTCTTCATCATCTTCATCAGCATCAACTGGTGGATCTGTTAAAGCTCAATTCTTAGCTGCAGGTGGTACTGAAGCGCTTTGGAACACTATCGTTTTACCAGAATCAAGTGGTAACCCTAACGCTGTTAACGAATTAGGATACAGAGGCTTAGGACAAACTAAAGAATCTTGGGGAACTGGTTCAGTAGCTACACAAACTAAAGGTTTAATCAACTACGCTAATCAACGTTATGGTTCAGTTGACGCAGCTGTATCTTTCCGTAGCAAAAACAACTGGTGGTAA
- a CDS encoding aminotransferase class I/II-fold pyridoxal phosphate-dependent enzyme — protein MIISDRLAQIPESYFGKTMGREIEHGPLPLINMAVGIPDGETPKGILDHFANALYQPENQKYVAFHGKVEFKQAIVNFYQRQYGVELDSEEEVCILYGTKNGLVGLPTCIVNPGENVLLPDPGYTDYLAGVQLADGIPKTLPLAPPYYLPDWTQISNDTLINTKLVYLTYPNNPTGSVASQQVFDDAIKQFKGTKTKIVHDFAYSAFGFDAKNPSILQTEGAKDLAVEIFSLSKGYNMSGFRVGFAVGNKEIIRALKKYQSHTHAGMFGALQDAATYALNNYDDFLEQQNIKFRNRRDYIQAQLDEVNIPYEPMAGGIFLWLQTPPNYDGEQFVSYLLQEQSILVAPGIPFGQNGKHYVRMSLALDDEQLKEAIARLKSLQSLYHQQ, from the coding sequence TTGATTATATCTGATAGATTAGCTCAAATACCAGAAAGCTATTTTGGTAAAACAATGGGACGTGAAATTGAACATGGACCTTTACCGTTAATTAATATGGCTGTAGGGATACCGGATGGCGAGACGCCTAAAGGTATTTTAGATCATTTTGCAAATGCACTATATCAACCTGAAAATCAAAAATATGTTGCATTTCACGGGAAAGTTGAATTTAAACAAGCTATCGTAAATTTTTATCAACGACAATATGGTGTGGAGTTAGATTCTGAAGAAGAAGTGTGTATTCTATACGGTACAAAAAATGGTCTGGTAGGATTGCCTACTTGTATAGTTAATCCTGGAGAAAATGTACTATTACCTGATCCCGGATATACAGACTACCTAGCAGGTGTACAATTGGCTGATGGCATACCTAAGACTTTACCATTAGCACCACCGTATTATTTACCGGATTGGACACAAATAAGTAATGATACATTAATTAACACGAAGTTAGTTTATCTTACTTACCCTAACAATCCTACGGGTTCTGTTGCTTCACAACAAGTATTTGATGATGCAATAAAACAATTTAAAGGAACTAAAACTAAAATAGTACATGACTTTGCCTATAGTGCATTCGGCTTTGACGCTAAAAACCCAAGTATTTTGCAAACTGAAGGGGCTAAAGATTTAGCGGTTGAAATATTTTCTCTTTCTAAAGGTTATAATATGTCTGGTTTTCGAGTTGGTTTTGCAGTAGGAAATAAAGAGATAATACGGGCATTAAAAAAGTATCAATCGCATACACATGCCGGTATGTTCGGCGCTTTGCAAGATGCTGCAACTTATGCACTCAATAATTATGACGACTTTTTAGAACAACAAAATATTAAATTTAGAAATAGAAGAGATTATATTCAAGCACAGTTAGACGAAGTTAATATACCTTATGAACCAATGGCAGGGGGTATATTTTTATGGTTGCAAACCCCTCCAAATTATGATGGTGAACAATTTGTATCGTACTTATTACAAGAACAGTCTATCCTTGTAGCACCGGGCATACCATTTGGACAAAATGGCAAACACTATGTTCGAATGTCGTTAGCATTAGACGACGAACAATTGAAAGAAGCGATTGCTAGACTCAAATCATTACAATCGTTATATCATCAACAATAA
- the copZ gene encoding copper chaperone CopZ, translating into MATKTIQVEGMSCEHCKSAVSGALNNLDGVSQADVNLEAGTVEVNYDDAKVDDATMAEAIEDQGYDVK; encoded by the coding sequence ATGGCTACAAAAACAATTCAAGTCGAAGGTATGAGCTGTGAACATTGTAAAAGTGCAGTGTCAGGCGCTTTAAATAATCTAGATGGTGTATCACAAGCTGATGTTAATTTAGAAGCTGGTACCGTTGAGGTCAATTATGATGACGCCAAAGTTGATGATGCAACAATGGCTGAAGCTATAGAAGATCAAGGATATGACGTTAAGTAA
- a CDS encoding heavy metal translocating P-type ATPase, whose translation MSTHKKDTLAITGMTCAACANRIEKNLNKLDQVTATVNPSTEKATVEYDAQQNSLADITQTIQKTGYDVVTDTIELDVFGMTCAACSTRIEKVLNRTHGVQQATVNLTTELSTVTFNPEIISSSELIKKIKNIGYDAQLKANSKDKTSQKTKELHHKLIKLCVSAVLSIPLLLTMFVHLFGLPLPHLFMNPYFQFVLATIVQFGIGWQFYTGAYKSLRSGSANMDVLVALGTTAAYGYSIYETIKWIIQPNITPHLYFETSAILITLILFGKYLEARAKTHTTQALNKLLSLQSKEARVIRNGTAQMIPVSEVVVGDIIEVKPGEKIPVDGTVTKGQTAIDESMLTGESLPIEKTTNDQVIGATLNKNGAITMEATQVGEDTALASIIESVEAAQGSKAPIQRLADVISSYFVPIVVGIAMITFLIWIIVVNTGQFEPALIATISVLVIACPCALGLATPTSIMVGTGKAAQNGILFKGGGHIEQAHKLDTIVFDKTGTLTNGKPEVTDFTGDLSTLQLVASAEYYSEHSLAEAIVNYATHKELTLLESTNFETIPGHGIQATIDDKEVLIGNLKLMNKHGISVNHVQDDLSSFENEGKTTMYIAVSGTFAGIIAVADTVKSNAKQAIAQLHALNINVVMLTGDNELTAKAIGKQVGIDHVIAGVLPEQKANEIKQLQQNRTVAMVGDGINDAPALVQAQTGIAIGTGTEVAIEAADITILGGDLLLIPKALKVSQYTIRNIRQNLFWAFGYNVAGIPIAAIGLLAPWVAGAAMALSSVSVVTNALRLKRMKL comes from the coding sequence ATGAGTACTCATAAAAAAGACACACTCGCAATTACGGGTATGACGTGTGCTGCATGTGCAAACCGAATAGAAAAGAATTTAAATAAACTAGATCAAGTTACTGCTACGGTAAATCCATCTACCGAAAAAGCCACTGTTGAATACGATGCTCAACAAAATTCATTAGCAGACATTACACAGACGATACAAAAGACTGGTTATGATGTTGTAACTGATACTATTGAATTAGACGTATTTGGTATGACATGTGCTGCATGTTCTACACGTATTGAAAAGGTACTTAATCGTACACATGGTGTCCAACAGGCCACTGTCAACTTAACTACCGAACTAAGTACTGTCACATTCAATCCTGAAATCATATCTTCAAGCGAGTTAATTAAAAAAATTAAAAATATAGGTTATGATGCTCAGCTTAAAGCGAATTCTAAAGACAAAACATCTCAAAAAACTAAAGAATTACACCATAAATTAATTAAACTATGTGTTTCAGCCGTGTTATCTATACCATTACTATTGACGATGTTCGTACACTTATTTGGCTTACCGTTACCTCATCTATTTATGAATCCATACTTCCAGTTTGTATTAGCCACTATCGTACAATTTGGTATAGGCTGGCAATTCTACACTGGCGCTTATAAAAGTTTACGTAGCGGCTCGGCAAATATGGATGTCCTTGTTGCTTTAGGTACTACTGCCGCATATGGTTATAGTATTTACGAAACAATCAAATGGATTATCCAACCTAACATTACGCCTCATTTATATTTTGAAACGAGTGCCATATTAATTACATTGATACTTTTCGGTAAATATTTAGAGGCCCGTGCAAAGACTCACACGACACAAGCTTTAAATAAATTACTCAGTTTACAGAGCAAAGAAGCACGTGTTATTCGGAATGGTACTGCTCAGATGATACCAGTAAGTGAAGTTGTCGTTGGCGATATAATCGAAGTTAAACCCGGTGAAAAAATACCAGTAGATGGCACTGTAACTAAAGGCCAAACTGCGATTGATGAGTCTATGCTTACCGGAGAATCATTACCAATTGAAAAAACGACAAATGATCAAGTTATAGGCGCTACATTAAATAAAAATGGCGCAATTACTATGGAAGCTACACAAGTTGGTGAAGATACTGCACTTGCTTCAATTATTGAATCTGTAGAAGCTGCTCAAGGTTCTAAGGCACCTATCCAACGTTTAGCAGATGTTATTTCTAGTTATTTCGTCCCTATTGTCGTTGGTATTGCTATGATTACCTTTTTAATTTGGATTATTGTCGTCAATACCGGGCAATTTGAACCTGCTTTAATCGCTACAATATCTGTACTTGTTATTGCCTGTCCTTGTGCTTTAGGATTAGCCACGCCAACCTCTATTATGGTTGGTACAGGTAAAGCTGCTCAAAATGGTATTTTATTTAAAGGTGGAGGACATATAGAACAAGCACATAAATTAGATACAATTGTCTTTGACAAAACAGGAACATTAACTAATGGTAAACCCGAAGTCACTGACTTTACAGGTGATTTATCAACATTACAACTTGTCGCAAGTGCCGAATATTATTCTGAACACTCTTTAGCCGAAGCTATTGTAAATTATGCAACACACAAAGAACTTACATTACTTGAAAGTACAAATTTCGAAACAATACCGGGCCACGGTATTCAAGCGACCATAGACGACAAAGAAGTCTTGATAGGTAATTTAAAACTAATGAACAAACATGGAATAAGCGTAAATCATGTACAAGATGACTTATCTTCCTTTGAAAATGAAGGTAAAACGACGATGTACATTGCAGTATCGGGTACATTCGCTGGTATTATAGCCGTAGCAGATACCGTAAAATCAAATGCCAAACAAGCTATCGCGCAATTACACGCGTTAAATATTAATGTAGTGATGTTAACCGGCGATAACGAGCTTACTGCAAAAGCAATCGGCAAGCAAGTCGGTATCGATCATGTAATTGCAGGCGTTTTACCGGAACAAAAAGCTAATGAAATAAAGCAATTACAACAAAACCGTACTGTAGCAATGGTCGGTGATGGTATCAATGATGCACCTGCATTAGTCCAAGCACAAACTGGTATCGCTATAGGTACAGGTACCGAAGTTGCTATTGAAGCAGCTGATATCACTATTTTAGGTGGCGATTTATTACTCATTCCTAAAGCGTTAAAAGTGAGCCAATATACTATTCGCAATATCAGACAAAATCTTTTCTGGGCTTTCGGATATAATGTTGCGGGCATTCCTATTGCTGCAATTGGCTTGTTAGCCCCGTGGGTAGCAGGTGCCGCAATGGCATTAAGTTCTGTCAGCGTTGTTACGAATGCTTTAAGATTGAAACGTATGAAGTTATAA
- a CDS encoding ABC transporter ATP-binding protein — translation MSILNVNGLTKSYGNRHQRQEVLKGLDFSIEEGEFVSIMGPSGSGKTTLLNVLSSIDYITSGIVEIKGQKINKMSNKKLADFRKKEMGFIFQDYSVLNTLTVKENIMLPLSIQNLSKATMMQNYEEVTKTLGIGEIGHKYPNEISGGQQQRTAAARAFVHKPSIIFADEPTGALDSKSAQDLLYRLEEMNKQLGATIVMVTHDPVAASYSNRVIMLKDGSIHSEIYQGDDTNNEFYKNIIHMQTALGGVTNDV, via the coding sequence ATGTCTATATTAAACGTAAATGGTTTAACAAAATCATATGGAAATAGACATCAACGTCAAGAAGTATTAAAAGGATTAGATTTCTCTATTGAAGAAGGGGAATTCGTATCAATAATGGGGCCATCAGGTTCAGGGAAAACGACGTTGCTCAACGTGTTAAGTTCTATTGATTATATTACGAGTGGGATAGTTGAAATTAAAGGTCAAAAAATTAATAAAATGAGTAATAAAAAATTGGCTGATTTTAGAAAAAAAGAAATGGGCTTTATCTTCCAAGATTATAGTGTACTTAATACGTTAACGGTAAAAGAAAACATTATGTTGCCTTTATCTATACAAAACTTGTCAAAAGCAACAATGATGCAAAACTATGAAGAAGTAACAAAAACTTTAGGTATAGGCGAAATAGGACATAAATATCCAAATGAAATTTCAGGTGGGCAACAACAACGTACTGCAGCAGCACGTGCTTTCGTGCATAAACCTTCAATTATATTTGCCGACGAACCTACAGGTGCATTAGATTCAAAAAGTGCACAAGACTTATTGTATAGATTAGAAGAAATGAATAAGCAACTCGGTGCGACGATTGTCATGGTTACGCATGACCCAGTAGCTGCAAGTTATTCTAACAGAGTTATTATGTTAAAAGATGGCAGTATTCATTCAGAAATATACCAAGGCGACGATACAAATAATGAATTTTACAAAAATATTATTCATATGCAAACTGCCTTAGGTGGTGTAACAAATGACGTTTAA
- a CDS encoding FtsX-like permease family protein, translating into MTFNQIVLKNFKKNIQHYGMYIFSLIVSIVLFFSFVTLKYTHSINNADSTVVIKKGAATGAYFLFIIIIIFLMYASHLFIKRRTKEFAMYQLIGLTKKNIMRMLMIEQMAMFVITGIIGLIVGIFGSKILLMIVLKVLNVHTSVSINFHFQALFQTILMLVLAFVLIMCQNYIFIKKRSILQMMSDQSKSDVKNPKVTFIETISGVLGIVMILIGYYLSTEMFNKFLGAAMILPFIILALTVVGAYLFFRSSVSLIFKTAKRMKKGHVSITDVVFTSSIMHRMKKNALSLTIIATISAVTVTILCFGALSKVQLGNQIASSSPQDFTFEKPKQADKFAEQLKQHNINYKLKYKEVATPKLLKDNVLNAPQMYSNVETMIVTSNKYFHDKDVKGNTAKLINMGITGPDIHPELNKDIVVQGSKKHAFKVTSTSKTTEFSTQTSFNSPVLLVSEDKYNDLKQHSEDVRTQSGFDIVNHKQMTQAEKIAHKINPNLPSQREVKKQADQSTGILLFVTSFLGLAFLVAAGCIIYIKQMDETEDEIGNFRILRKMGYTHQDMTLGLALKVAFNFGMPLVVSLLHSLFAALAFMKLMGSSTLTPVYIVMIAYSIIYCIFAIMAFIHSHRIVKHSI; encoded by the coding sequence ATGACGTTTAATCAAATAGTATTGAAAAACTTCAAAAAAAATATACAACATTATGGAATGTATATCTTTTCATTAATCGTTAGTATTGTTTTATTCTTTAGTTTCGTTACATTAAAGTACACGCATAGCATTAACAATGCCGATTCAACTGTCGTTATTAAAAAAGGCGCTGCGACAGGTGCATACTTTCTATTTATTATAATTATTATCTTTTTAATGTATGCGAGTCATTTATTTATTAAACGACGTACTAAAGAATTCGCCATGTATCAACTCATTGGTCTGACTAAAAAGAATATTATGCGCATGTTGATGATTGAACAAATGGCAATGTTTGTTATTACAGGCATAATCGGATTGATTGTTGGTATATTTGGGTCAAAAATTTTATTAATGATTGTACTTAAAGTACTCAATGTACACACGAGTGTGTCGATTAACTTCCATTTTCAAGCATTGTTCCAAACTATTTTGATGCTTGTACTAGCGTTTGTATTAATCATGTGCCAAAATTATATATTTATTAAAAAACGTAGTATTTTACAAATGATGAGTGATCAATCAAAATCAGATGTCAAAAATCCAAAAGTTACATTTATAGAAACGATTTCAGGTGTGTTAGGCATTGTAATGATTCTTATTGGTTATTACTTATCTACAGAAATGTTCAATAAATTCCTTGGGGCCGCAATGATATTACCATTTATTATTTTAGCTTTAACAGTAGTGGGTGCTTATTTATTCTTTAGAAGCTCTGTATCACTCATATTTAAAACGGCTAAACGTATGAAAAAAGGTCATGTTTCTATTACAGATGTAGTATTTACGTCATCAATTATGCACCGTATGAAAAAGAATGCCTTGTCGCTTACAATTATTGCGACTATTTCTGCCGTGACAGTTACTATCTTGTGTTTCGGCGCCCTCAGTAAAGTGCAATTAGGTAATCAAATTGCCTCATCTTCTCCACAAGATTTTACGTTTGAAAAACCAAAGCAAGCTGACAAGTTTGCAGAACAATTAAAGCAACACAATATTAATTACAAGTTAAAATATAAAGAAGTTGCAACACCTAAGTTGTTAAAAGATAATGTATTAAATGCGCCTCAAATGTATAGCAATGTTGAAACGATGATAGTGACTAGTAATAAATATTTCCATGATAAAGATGTTAAAGGAAACACTGCTAAACTAATTAACATGGGAATAACAGGGCCAGACATACATCCGGAACTTAATAAAGACATTGTAGTACAAGGGTCAAAAAAACATGCTTTTAAAGTGACATCTACAAGTAAAACGACTGAATTTTCAACACAAACATCGTTTAATAGCCCAGTACTATTAGTAAGTGAGGACAAATATAATGATTTAAAACAACATAGTGAAGACGTGAGAACACAGTCTGGATTTGATATTGTTAATCATAAACAAATGACACAGGCTGAAAAGATAGCACATAAAATTAACCCTAATTTACCATCTCAAAGAGAAGTTAAGAAACAGGCAGATCAAAGTACAGGTATTTTATTATTTGTAACAAGTTTCTTAGGCTTAGCATTTTTAGTTGCAGCTGGTTGTATTATCTATATTAAACAAATGGATGAAACTGAAGATGAAATCGGCAACTTCCGTATTTTAAGAAAAATGGGTTACACGCATCAAGATATGACATTAGGCTTAGCGTTAAAAGTAGCATTTAATTTTGGTATGCCTTTAGTGGTGTCATTATTACATTCATTATTTGCAGCCTTAGCATTTATGAAATTAATGGGCTCGAGTACGTTAACACCTGTTTATATTGTAATGATAGCTTACTCAATTATTTACTGTATATTTGCGATAATGGCATTTATACATTCTCATCGAATAGTTAAACATTCAATTTGA